In Nitrospiraceae bacterium, one DNA window encodes the following:
- a CDS encoding P-II family nitrogen regulator: MKKIETIIKPFKLDEVKDALNKVGVQGMTITEVKGFGRQKGHTELYRGTEYIVDFIPKIKIEIVAQDNAVDEIIRAIETTAKTGKIGDGKIFVNSIEDAVRIRTGQRGEEAIN; the protein is encoded by the coding sequence ATGAAAAAGATTGAGACAATAATCAAACCTTTTAAGTTAGATGAAGTAAAAGATGCGCTCAATAAAGTGGGTGTTCAGGGAATGACTATAACCGAAGTAAAAGGATTTGGAAGACAGAAAGGCCATACAGAGCTTTATAGAGGGACAGAATATATCGTAGATTTTATCCCCAAAATAAAAATAGAAATAGTTGCGCAAGATAATGCTGTTGATGAGATAATCAGGGCAATAGAGACTACAGCAAAAACAGGCAAGATAGGCGATGGGAAAATTTTTGTAAACAGTATTGAGGATGCAGTAAGAATAAGAACAGGACAAAGAGGAGAGGAGGCAATAAATTGA